A single window of Nitrospirota bacterium DNA harbors:
- the rpmD gene encoding 50S ribosomal protein L30: MKVLRITLKRSLIGRPEKQRKIIKSLGLRRIGHTVMKEDTPVIRGMIQKVPHLLEIDEGEGIV, translated from the coding sequence ATGAAGGTGCTCAGGATAACCCTTAAAAGAAGTCTTATAGGCAGACCTGAGAAGCAGAGGAAAATAATAAAATCTCTGGGCTTGAGAAGGATAGGTCATACTGTAATGAAAGAGGATACCCCTGTTATTCGTGGTATGATTCAAAAGGTGCCTCATCTGTTAGAAATAGATGAGGGAGAAGGGATAGTGTGA
- the rplF gene encoding 50S ribosomal protein L6: MSRIGRKPINLPKGVDIKISGNIITVKGPKGELRWDFPADMKIHVDDGRLLVERPSEGGSKALHGLTRNLIMNMVAGVTTGYERILEISGVGYRAQLQGRKIVLSLGYSHPIEFNLPEGIQAAIDPKQTQITLKGIDKQLVGQVAADLRALRAPDIYKGKGVRYAGEKIKLKVGKAGKK; the protein is encoded by the coding sequence ATGTCGAGGATAGGGAGAAAACCAATAAATTTACCCAAGGGCGTTGATATTAAGATAAGCGGAAACATCATAACTGTCAAGGGCCCAAAAGGAGAACTCAGATGGGATTTTCCTGCTGACATGAAGATACACGTTGACGATGGCAGGCTTTTGGTAGAGAGGCCCTCTGAAGGTGGGTCTAAGGCTTTACACGGCTTAACAAGGAATCTTATTATGAACATGGTTGCCGGCGTGACCACAGGGTATGAAAGGATTCTTGAAATTTCAGGTGTGGGTTATAGGGCACAGTTACAGGGAAGAAAGATAGTTTTGTCTCTCGGGTATTCGCACCCCATAGAGTTTAACCTCCCTGAGGGCATACAGGCTGCGATTGACCCCAAGCAAACCCAGATTACTCTGAAGGGTATTGATAAGCAATTAGTCGGACAGGTAGCTGCAGACCTCAGGGCATTGAGAGCCCCTGATATATATAAAGGCAAAGGTGTAAGATACGCTGGAGAAAAAATCAAGCTTAAGGTTGGAAAAGCTGGGAAAAAATAG
- a CDS encoding 50S ribosomal protein L18, producing the protein MVIAAKELARGRRHKRIRKKVFGTALKPRLSVFKSLKHIYVQLVDDTTGNTLTSTSTLDKELKGKLKTGGNVESAKKVGEIIAKRAIDKGLKTVVFDRGGYLYHGRVKALADAARKEGLEF; encoded by the coding sequence ATAGTGATAGCGGCTAAAGAACTTGCGAGGGGAAGAAGGCATAAGAGAATAAGAAAAAAGGTTTTCGGCACGGCTTTAAAACCACGGCTTAGTGTCTTTAAAAGTCTCAAACATATATATGTTCAATTAGTTGATGACACAACCGGTAATACCCTTACTTCAACTTCAACCCTGGATAAAGAACTCAAAGGTAAACTTAAAACAGGTGGCAATGTTGAGTCTGCCAAAAAAGTGGGAGAAATTATAGCAAAGAGGGCAATAGATAAAGGGTTGAAAACAGTGGTTTTTGACAGGGGTGGCTATCTTTATCATGGTAGAGTAAAGGCACTGGCAGATGCAGCCAGAAAAGAAGGGTTAGAATTTTAA
- the rpsE gene encoding 30S ribosomal protein S5 — MGRIDPESLSLKDKVVYINRVAKVVKGGRRFSFSALVVVGDGNGHVGMGKGKAGEVPEAIRKAIEQAKKSLIKVPVKDGTIPHQIVGEYGSGRVVMKPSPRGTGLIAGGAVRALMEVAGIHNIVTKSLGSHNPFNTIRAALDGLIKLKDPEGVIKIRGKAEEEVQPGDEGAQDNP, encoded by the coding sequence GTGGGAAGAATTGATCCCGAAAGTCTTAGCCTGAAAGACAAGGTTGTTTATATAAACAGGGTCGCTAAGGTTGTTAAAGGCGGAAGGCGTTTTTCCTTCAGTGCCCTTGTTGTTGTAGGTGATGGCAACGGCCATGTTGGTATGGGGAAAGGTAAGGCAGGGGAAGTCCCAGAGGCCATCAGAAAAGCGATAGAGCAGGCGAAGAAAAGCCTTATAAAGGTGCCTGTAAAAGATGGCACAATACCCCACCAGATAGTTGGTGAATATGGCTCAGGGAGAGTTGTAATGAAGCCGTCTCCGAGAGGTACCGGGCTTATTGCTGGTGGAGCAGTGAGGGCGTTAATGGAGGTAGCAGGTATTCATAATATAGTTACGAAGTCTTTAGGGAGTCATAATCCTTTTAATACAATCAGGGCTGCCCTGGATGGCCTTATAAAGTTGAAGGATCCAGAGGGAGTGATAAAGATAAGGGGCAAAGCCGAGGAAGAGGTCCAGCCTGGAGATGAAGGTGCTCAGGATAACCCTTAA
- the rplO gene encoding 50S ribosomal protein L15 has product MKIEDLKPSKGSRKKPKRVGRGYGSGHGKTSCKGHKGQKARSGGTTGPGFEGGQTPLQRRLPKHGFKNIFAKPGYNVVNLKTIDTFSESLITPELILEKGIIKDIRNGVKILGEGEIKRPVTLRAHAISASAKEKILQAGGKVEIITQGER; this is encoded by the coding sequence ATGAAGATAGAAGATTTAAAACCCAGCAAGGGTAGCAGAAAGAAGCCTAAGAGGGTGGGGAGAGGTTATGGCTCGGGCCACGGAAAGACTTCGTGCAAGGGACATAAAGGACAGAAGGCCAGGTCTGGCGGGACTACGGGGCCTGGTTTTGAGGGTGGTCAGACACCTTTGCAGCGGAGACTGCCCAAACATGGCTTTAAAAACATTTTTGCGAAACCCGGATATAATGTAGTAAACCTTAAAACCATTGATACCTTTTCAGAATCTCTAATAACCCCCGAGCTTATCCTTGAAAAGGGTATTATTAAGGATATAAGAAATGGGGTTAAAATCCTTGGAGAAGGAGAGATTAAAAGACCAGTTACCCTTAGGGCACATGCCATTAGTGCTTCTGCAAAAGAAAAGATACTTCAGGCAGGTGGTAAAGTGGAGATTATAACTCAAGGTGAAAGGTAG